A stretch of Nonomuraea africana DNA encodes these proteins:
- a CDS encoding acyl-CoA thioesterase, whose amino-acid sequence MNEALKELLDLLDLEQIELDIFRGRSPEERIQRVFGGQVAAQALVAAGRTVPEGRDVHSLHAYFIRPGDPSIPIVYNVERVRDGRSFTTRRVVAVQHGKAIFTMSASFHIFEEGVHHQAAVMPQVVAPETLPTFQSRMLELVGDDSDWKDWLSRPRPVDARYVSPLTWEAYKDPSLRTAETNVWFRYDAELPDDRLLHVVLAAYASDYTLVDTVLLAHGLAWGASNVTGASLDHAMWFHRPFRADDWLLYAQESPWSGGARGLARGQMFTPSGELAVSVVQECMIRVATS is encoded by the coding sequence GTGAACGAAGCGCTCAAGGAGCTGCTCGACCTGCTCGACCTGGAGCAGATCGAGCTCGACATCTTCCGTGGGCGCAGCCCCGAAGAGCGCATCCAGCGGGTCTTCGGCGGGCAGGTCGCCGCCCAGGCGCTCGTCGCCGCGGGCCGCACCGTGCCGGAGGGACGCGACGTGCACTCCCTGCACGCCTACTTCATCCGTCCCGGCGACCCGTCCATCCCGATCGTCTACAACGTCGAGCGGGTCAGGGACGGCCGGTCCTTCACCACCCGCAGGGTTGTCGCCGTGCAGCACGGCAAGGCGATATTCACGATGTCGGCCTCCTTCCACATCTTCGAGGAGGGCGTCCACCACCAGGCCGCGGTGATGCCGCAGGTGGTGGCCCCCGAGACGCTGCCGACCTTCCAGTCGCGCATGCTCGAGCTGGTGGGCGACGACTCCGACTGGAAGGACTGGCTCTCGCGCCCCCGTCCGGTCGACGCCCGTTACGTCTCCCCGCTGACGTGGGAGGCCTACAAGGACCCGTCGCTGCGCACGGCCGAGACCAACGTCTGGTTCCGCTACGACGCCGAGCTGCCCGACGACCGCCTCCTTCACGTGGTGCTGGCCGCCTACGCCTCCGACTACACCCTCGTCGACACGGTGCTCCTCGCGCACGGTCTCGCCTGGGGCGCCTCGAACGTCACCGGTGCCTCCCTCGACCACGCCATGTGGTTCCACCGTCCCTTCAGGGCCGACGACTGGTTGCTCTATGCTCAGGAGTCGCCCTGGTCGGGGGGTGCGCGCGGGCTCGCCCGCGGGCAGATGTTCACCCCGTCGGGTGAGCTGGCGGTGTCCGTGGTTCAGGAGTGCATGATCCGCGTGGCCACGTCATAA
- a CDS encoding WhiB family transcriptional regulator: protein MGAKTIMDLIDEAEIPCRTDPDLWFAESPEDVEFAKTLCGGCPIQKACLARALEREEPWGVWGGELILRGTVVPRKRPRGRPRKHPVAA, encoded by the coding sequence ATGGGGGCCAAGACGATCATGGACCTGATCGACGAAGCCGAAATCCCCTGTCGTACCGATCCCGACCTGTGGTTCGCCGAGTCGCCCGAGGACGTCGAGTTCGCCAAGACGCTCTGCGGCGGCTGCCCGATCCAGAAGGCCTGCCTGGCCCGCGCGCTCGAGCGCGAGGAGCCCTGGGGCGTCTGGGGTGGCGAACTGATCCTCAGGGGAACCGTCGTTCCCCGTAAGAGGCCTCGCGGGCGTCCCCGCAAGCACCCGGTCGCTGCCTGA